The following proteins are encoded in a genomic region of Cyclonatronum proteinivorum:
- a CDS encoding 3-hydroxyacyl-CoA dehydrogenase NAD-binding domain-containing protein, with translation MLTLTRENAIAWLTLDQPGDKVNTLGKEMISGFGKLLDEVQQDAGIKAVVLISGKENNFIAGADIKMFDTFTTPEEFGAFIKTGTDLLDRIEKFPKPVIAAINGGCIGGGLEVVMACHYRIATDDPATKFAVPEVKLGLLPGAGGTQRLPRLVGVPTALDMMLTGKNVYPRQAKRMGLVHELTHRHGLRQAAHYRAEKLMKEKPKSGKLPLVAKLLTNTAARNIAFSKARETVMRQTRGNYPAPLRIIDSVKAGLTQSREKGFETERRLFSELAFTPESAALRSLFFGMQSVKKNPWQGKDRKVERIGVLGSGLMGGGIADVSAANGYRISLKDRDTASAVKGFEAIRRETDKKVKKRIMSSFEGDAHLARITPTGSYEHFRDIPIVIEAVFEDLKIKHAVLKEVEAVSPDAIFASNTSSLPIADIAKGAKKPENVVGMHYFSPVQKMPLLEIIKTDQTSEEAISTAYEIGIRQGKTVIVVHDGPGFYTTRILAPFINEALLLLEEGAAIEDIDRAMKDFGFPVGPIVLIDEVGIDVAAHVADVLGPLFRERGATPSDSARKLYDAGFRGRKNAKGFYRYGEGKGKKKEINPDIYAHFGGTSRKKISAEVIQKRMSTVMLNEALLCLQENILDSATDGDLGAVLGLGFPPFHGGPFRYIDLMGAEVILNQLKTLEQEHGARFTPAKLLEEHAKAGRKFREG, from the coding sequence ATGCTCACGCTCACACGGGAAAACGCCATAGCCTGGCTCACGCTGGATCAGCCCGGCGACAAAGTTAACACCCTCGGCAAGGAAATGATCTCCGGTTTCGGCAAACTGCTCGACGAGGTTCAGCAGGATGCCGGCATCAAGGCCGTCGTGCTCATCAGCGGCAAGGAGAACAATTTTATAGCCGGGGCCGACATCAAAATGTTCGATACCTTTACCACGCCGGAGGAATTTGGGGCCTTCATCAAAACCGGCACGGACCTGCTCGACCGAATCGAGAAATTTCCCAAGCCGGTGATTGCGGCCATCAACGGCGGCTGCATCGGCGGAGGCCTCGAAGTTGTGATGGCCTGCCACTACCGCATCGCGACCGACGATCCCGCCACGAAATTTGCTGTGCCCGAAGTGAAGCTTGGTCTCCTGCCCGGCGCAGGCGGCACGCAGCGGCTGCCGCGACTCGTCGGCGTACCGACGGCCCTCGACATGATGCTCACCGGAAAAAACGTGTATCCGCGGCAGGCCAAACGCATGGGGCTGGTGCACGAACTCACGCACCGTCACGGCCTGCGTCAGGCCGCGCACTACCGGGCCGAAAAGCTGATGAAAGAAAAGCCCAAATCCGGTAAGCTTCCGCTCGTCGCCAAGCTGCTCACCAACACCGCCGCGCGCAACATCGCCTTCAGCAAAGCCCGCGAAACCGTGATGCGGCAGACGCGCGGCAACTATCCCGCGCCGCTGCGCATCATCGACAGCGTGAAAGCGGGCCTCACCCAAAGCCGTGAAAAAGGCTTCGAAACCGAGCGCCGCCTGTTCAGCGAGCTGGCCTTCACCCCGGAATCTGCCGCGCTGCGCAGCCTGTTTTTCGGCATGCAAAGCGTGAAGAAAAATCCGTGGCAGGGCAAAGACCGCAAGGTCGAACGCATCGGCGTACTCGGCTCCGGACTCATGGGCGGCGGCATCGCCGACGTGAGCGCGGCCAACGGCTACCGGATCTCGCTCAAAGACCGCGACACGGCCTCGGCGGTGAAGGGCTTTGAAGCCATCCGGCGCGAAACCGACAAAAAGGTAAAAAAGCGCATCATGTCTTCTTTTGAGGGGGATGCGCACCTCGCCCGCATCACGCCCACCGGCTCGTACGAACATTTCCGGGACATCCCGATTGTGATCGAGGCCGTGTTTGAGGACCTGAAAATCAAGCACGCCGTACTGAAAGAAGTCGAGGCCGTTTCGCCCGACGCCATTTTTGCAAGCAACACATCCTCGCTGCCCATCGCGGACATCGCGAAAGGCGCGAAAAAGCCCGAGAACGTGGTGGGCATGCACTATTTTAGTCCGGTGCAGAAAATGCCGCTGCTGGAAATCATCAAAACCGATCAGACCTCCGAAGAGGCCATTTCGACGGCCTACGAAATCGGGATTCGTCAGGGCAAAACCGTAATTGTGGTCCACGATGGACCCGGTTTTTACACGACCCGCATCCTCGCGCCCTTCATCAACGAAGCGCTGTTGCTGCTCGAAGAAGGCGCCGCGATAGAGGACATCGACCGGGCCATGAAAGACTTCGGCTTCCCGGTCGGGCCGATTGTGCTGATTGATGAAGTCGGCATCGACGTAGCCGCGCACGTAGCCGATGTGCTCGGGCCCCTGTTCCGCGAACGGGGCGCGACGCCCTCAGATTCCGCGCGCAAGCTCTACGACGCCGGATTCCGGGGCCGGAAAAACGCCAAAGGCTTCTACCGCTACGGCGAAGGCAAGGGCAAGAAAAAGGAAATCAACCCTGATATTTACGCGCACTTTGGCGGCACCTCCCGGAAGAAGATTTCGGCGGAAGTCATCCAAAAGCGCATGAGCACCGTGATGCTGAACGAAGCCCTGCTGTGCCTGCAGGAAAACATCCTCGACAGCGCCACCGACGGCGACCTCGGCGCGGTGCTCGGCCTCGGCTTCCCGCCCTTCCACGGCGGCCCCTTCCGCTACATCGACCTCATGGGCGCGGAAGTCATCCTCAACCAACTCAAAACCCTCGAACAGGAACACGGCGCCCGCTTCACCCCGGCCAAACTGCTCGAAGAGCACGCGAAAGCCGGAAGGAAATTTCGGGAGGGGTAG
- a CDS encoding type II toxin-antitoxin system VapC family toxin, which produces MILLDTHIWLWWLLGDGPLQQSNRNKLDELAREGLLAISWVTLWETEMLERKGRIRFKMPFEVWLEKATAPEICEVIPVDIDTVRMQRKLPKDFHADPADRLITATAR; this is translated from the coding sequence ATGATTTTACTCGATACCCACATTTGGCTTTGGTGGCTACTGGGCGATGGTCCCCTGCAACAGTCAAACCGAAACAAACTGGATGAGCTGGCCCGAGAAGGTCTTCTTGCGATAAGCTGGGTAACTCTTTGGGAAACTGAAATGCTTGAGCGAAAGGGCCGCATCCGGTTCAAAATGCCATTCGAGGTTTGGCTGGAAAAGGCTACCGCACCCGAAATCTGCGAGGTCATCCCAGTGGATATTGACACTGTGCGTATGCAGCGAAAACTTCCGAAAGATTTTCATGCCGATCCAGCCGACAGGCTGATTACGGCTACCGCCCGGTAG
- a CDS encoding type II toxin-antitoxin system RelE/ParE family toxin: MKEVQWTVTAIKTLQETSDFILEVWGTDVNKQFVEQLDYRIEQLQNNPELAPAFENTQFRRLVVHRTVSLFYVNTPQFIKILVIMG; the protein is encoded by the coding sequence ATGAAAGAAGTTCAGTGGACCGTAACAGCTATTAAAACACTGCAAGAAACCTCAGATTTCATACTTGAAGTTTGGGGTACTGATGTCAATAAGCAATTTGTTGAGCAACTTGATTATCGGATTGAACAGCTTCAAAATAATCCCGAACTTGCTCCGGCTTTCGAGAACACGCAATTCAGAAGATTGGTCGTACACAGAACGGTTTCCCTGTTTTATGTGAATACCCCTCAATTCATTAAAATTCTTGTAATTATGGGATAA
- a CDS encoding DUF6036 family nucleotidyltransferase, translated as MNIEQLAHAIRAACNVAEDQELYIFGSQAILGEFPDAPEELRKSVEVDVVPVNKPDAVDKIDGALGENSPFHQMHGFYVHGVALETAVLPKGWKERTRVVRDYLDKNNIGYCVEAHDLAASKLIAFREKDTEFVRFLILRQMINPTVLHARIQLTQVDSVVRQRALTWTELIIESLSDDD; from the coding sequence ATGAACATAGAACAATTAGCACACGCTATCCGCGCAGCTTGTAATGTAGCGGAAGATCAGGAGCTTTATATATTTGGTTCGCAGGCAATTTTAGGAGAATTCCCTGATGCACCTGAGGAGTTAAGGAAGTCAGTTGAAGTAGATGTAGTACCGGTAAATAAGCCCGATGCCGTAGACAAAATTGATGGCGCACTGGGTGAAAACTCTCCATTCCATCAGATGCACGGATTTTACGTTCATGGGGTTGCTCTTGAGACCGCGGTCTTGCCCAAAGGGTGGAAAGAAAGAACAAGAGTGGTTCGTGATTATTTAGACAAGAACAATATTGGCTATTGCGTCGAAGCCCATGATTTAGCTGCGAGCAAGCTTATTGCCTTTCGTGAAAAAGACACGGAGTTTGTGCGCTTTTTGATTCTAAGACAGATGATTAACCCTACAGTGCTGCATGCGAGAATACAGCTTACACAGGTTGATTCAGTAGTCAGGCAGCGGGCATTGACCTGGACAGAACTAATCATTGAAAGCCTAAGTGATGATGACTGA
- the trxA gene encoding thioredoxin, producing METKLSFKDLINSDTPVLVDFYADWCGPCRMMPPILDKVKKSFGDGLNIIKIDVDKNQQAAAAYGIRSIPTLILFQNGEIKWQQAGVPQAAQLEQVIREKATV from the coding sequence ATGGAAACCAAGCTTTCTTTCAAAGACCTCATCAATTCCGATACCCCTGTCCTGGTCGATTTTTACGCCGATTGGTGCGGTCCCTGCCGCATGATGCCGCCTATCCTCGATAAGGTGAAAAAATCATTCGGCGACGGTCTCAACATTATTAAAATTGACGTGGATAAGAATCAGCAGGCTGCGGCTGCCTACGGTATCCGCAGTATCCCGACTCTCATTCTGTTCCAGAATGGAGAAATCAAGTGGCAGCAGGCGGGCGTACCGCAGGCCGCGCAGCTTGAGCAGGTGATTCGCGAAAAGGCGACCGTCTGA
- a CDS encoding trans-sulfuration enzyme family protein has protein sequence MRFETRAIHGGLDHDNHARAIVPPVYHSTVYELSEAGKQDDELLYSRLDNPNRRQWEALAASLEGGAGAAAFASGIAAATAVLQALDPGDHVIFPDDLYSGHRMMITGLMNRWNLHSSFVDATNANTIREAIRPETRLIWMETPSNPMLRITDIAAVCELARSRGLISCVDNTWPSPVNQRPLELGADLVMHSSTKYFGGHSDTLGGLVIAREENELMERIRFIQRLGGAVPSPQDCWMLARSTRTLAYRMRGHNAHGAELAAFLARHPKVGAVHYPGLSGHPGHETARRQMHGFGGMISFEVKGDASQTLKVVAGAALIRRATSLGGVESSWEHRLSTEGEGSKTPGNLIRFSVGLEHPDDLKEDLERALSVL, from the coding sequence ATGCGTTTTGAAACCCGCGCCATTCACGGCGGTCTTGATCATGACAACCATGCGCGCGCGATTGTGCCGCCCGTGTACCACAGCACGGTGTATGAGCTGAGCGAAGCCGGCAAGCAGGATGATGAGCTGTTATACTCGCGCCTCGATAATCCGAACCGGCGGCAGTGGGAAGCGCTCGCGGCTTCGCTCGAAGGGGGTGCCGGTGCCGCGGCTTTTGCGTCCGGCATTGCGGCGGCTACCGCGGTGCTTCAGGCGCTTGACCCCGGCGATCATGTGATCTTCCCCGACGACCTCTATTCCGGTCACCGGATGATGATCACCGGCCTGATGAACCGCTGGAACCTGCACAGCAGCTTTGTGGATGCAACCAATGCCAACACCATACGGGAAGCCATCCGGCCCGAAACCCGCCTCATTTGGATGGAAACGCCTTCCAACCCCATGCTCCGGATCACGGATATTGCGGCGGTGTGCGAACTCGCGCGGTCACGCGGCCTGATTAGCTGCGTGGACAACACCTGGCCGTCCCCCGTCAATCAGCGGCCGCTGGAACTGGGCGCCGATCTCGTGATGCATTCTTCTACCAAATACTTCGGGGGGCATTCTGATACGCTGGGCGGCTTGGTCATTGCGCGTGAAGAAAACGAACTGATGGAGCGTATCCGGTTCATTCAGCGGCTTGGTGGCGCGGTGCCTTCCCCGCAGGATTGCTGGATGCTGGCCCGCAGCACCCGAACCCTGGCGTACCGCATGCGCGGACACAACGCACACGGCGCCGAACTCGCAGCCTTTCTGGCGCGTCATCCGAAAGTCGGGGCCGTTCACTATCCCGGCCTGAGCGGACATCCGGGCCACGAGACCGCCCGCAGGCAGATGCATGGCTTTGGCGGGATGATTTCTTTTGAAGTCAAAGGGGATGCGTCCCAAACGCTGAAGGTTGTAGCGGGCGCAGCACTCATCCGGCGGGCGACAAGTCTGGGCGGGGTGGAAAGCAGCTGGGAGCACCGCCTCAGTACGGAAGGCGAAGGCTCGAAAACGCCGGGAAATCTGATTCGTTTCAGCGTGGGGCTGGAACATCCCGATGATTTGAAGGAAGATCTCGAGCGGGCACTGTCGGTGCTTTGA
- a CDS encoding ABC transporter permease, translating into MQLLEVFRQAFESIRASKLRSGLTLLAISVGVFAIISANTAVLVLDTYFRDTLSLMGGDVITVSKTPAINVGPTDWNAFRNRQDITIEQMERLQELLPLTAEVGPSRTFRTTRVLFEDQETEPNIGIQGVNEYFLANNAYTIAEGRNFTAEDMAYRRNVTLLGAEVAETLFPVQEALGKTVRIEGQPYTVIGVTEARGTVFGSSLDRFALLPYTITANKYGRNQNVSIQLRAGSVEELQAMIDRVTGLMRLIRQVDPASADDFEIASNQSISGALSQFTGFLYIVGFVIGGIVLLGAGIGVMNIMLVSVTERTREIGVRKAIGARRREITTQFLLESIALCQIGGMIGIIAGIALGNGAALYFGSSLVFPWGSAIGGLIGMTLIGIIFGVYPAMKAARLDPIESLRYE; encoded by the coding sequence ATGCAATTACTTGAAGTTTTCAGACAGGCTTTTGAATCCATCCGGGCTTCCAAGCTGCGCTCAGGGCTGACCCTGCTCGCCATCTCGGTGGGCGTGTTCGCCATCATCAGCGCAAACACCGCGGTGCTGGTGCTCGACACCTACTTCCGCGACACGCTCAGCCTGATGGGCGGGGATGTCATCACCGTGAGCAAAACGCCGGCTATCAACGTAGGTCCGACCGACTGGAACGCCTTCCGCAACCGTCAGGACATCACCATTGAACAGATGGAACGCCTGCAGGAACTTCTACCGCTCACTGCGGAAGTCGGCCCAAGCCGCACCTTCCGGACTACGCGGGTGCTGTTCGAAGATCAGGAAACCGAGCCCAATATCGGCATTCAGGGCGTGAACGAGTATTTCCTGGCCAACAATGCCTACACCATTGCGGAAGGCCGGAATTTTACCGCTGAAGATATGGCCTACCGCCGCAATGTGACCCTGCTCGGCGCAGAAGTCGCCGAAACCCTTTTTCCGGTGCAGGAAGCTTTGGGCAAGACAGTCCGCATTGAAGGACAGCCTTACACGGTAATCGGGGTTACCGAAGCACGCGGAACAGTCTTTGGAAGCTCGCTCGACCGCTTTGCGCTGCTGCCGTACACCATCACGGCCAACAAGTACGGACGCAACCAAAACGTGAGCATTCAGCTGCGGGCGGGTTCGGTCGAAGAGCTACAGGCCATGATTGACCGCGTGACCGGCCTTATGCGCCTGATCCGGCAGGTGGATCCGGCAAGTGCGGATGACTTCGAAATTGCCAGCAACCAAAGCATCAGCGGCGCACTGAGTCAGTTTACCGGCTTTCTCTACATTGTCGGCTTTGTGATTGGCGGCATTGTGCTCCTTGGGGCGGGCATCGGGGTGATGAACATCATGCTCGTATCGGTCACCGAGCGGACCCGCGAAATCGGCGTGCGAAAAGCCATCGGGGCCCGCCGCCGCGAAATCACGACACAGTTCCTGCTTGAGTCTATCGCGCTCTGTCAGATTGGCGGCATGATTGGCATCATCGCGGGGATTGCGCTCGGCAACGGTGCGGCCCTGTACTTCGGCTCAAGTCTCGTGTTCCCCTGGGGCTCAGCCATCGGGGGCCTGATTGGCATGACCCTGATCGGCATCATTTTCGGGGTGTACCCGGCCATGAAAGCCGCGCGGCTCGACCCGATTGAAAGCCTGCGCTACGAGTAG
- a CDS encoding ABC transporter permease, whose translation MRRFFISLSEGFRIAMSAIWLNKVRAILTTTCIVIGIVSVTTMKTVTDGIDQAFEDSMSMIGSNVVYIEKWPWGFGGEYRWWEYRNRREIQLAYLEPLQRLAPSTSNVAATAFRTSPARYGERAVENPLIIGATAGYFQTTNADLADGRVFTEAEVQTSAPVAVMGATVYQALFQDEDPVGKIVRIGGQRFTIIGIIEEQGSFLGMEDMDNVIIIPISSFGNIFSLRFGVRLLAQFPDAETAIDGEYEVIGAMRQIRGLDPMEDNDFAINKAALFEEQLGGVKMAIYGIGIFLTGLALLVGGIGVMNIMFVSVRERTREIGIRKAVGAKSWEILLQFLTEAVIICMLGGIIGVLLSMGITQLINQFFVAYMDWTTVVQAILICTFIGLLFGYLPSSRAAKANPIESLRYE comes from the coding sequence ATGCGACGATTTTTTATCAGCCTCAGCGAAGGGTTCCGGATCGCGATGTCCGCCATTTGGCTCAATAAAGTCCGGGCCATCCTTACGACTACCTGCATCGTAATCGGCATTGTCTCCGTGACTACCATGAAAACCGTAACCGACGGTATCGATCAGGCCTTTGAAGACAGCATGAGCATGATCGGCAGCAATGTGGTCTATATCGAAAAATGGCCCTGGGGATTCGGGGGCGAGTACCGCTGGTGGGAATACCGCAACCGCCGCGAAATTCAGCTTGCCTACCTCGAACCGCTGCAGCGACTCGCGCCTTCAACAAGTAATGTAGCCGCAACCGCCTTCCGCACGTCCCCGGCACGATACGGTGAACGCGCGGTGGAAAATCCGCTCATTATCGGCGCAACTGCTGGCTACTTCCAAACGACCAACGCCGATCTCGCCGACGGTCGCGTCTTTACCGAGGCTGAAGTACAAACATCGGCACCGGTCGCGGTGATGGGCGCAACCGTGTATCAGGCCCTGTTTCAGGACGAAGACCCCGTCGGAAAAATAGTCCGCATAGGCGGGCAGCGCTTCACCATCATCGGCATTATCGAGGAACAGGGTTCGTTCCTGGGCATGGAGGATATGGACAATGTAATTATCATCCCGATTTCCTCTTTTGGCAACATCTTCAGCCTTCGTTTCGGGGTTCGGCTGCTCGCGCAGTTCCCCGACGCGGAAACCGCCATCGATGGCGAATACGAAGTAATCGGGGCCATGCGCCAAATCCGCGGCCTTGATCCCATGGAGGATAACGACTTCGCCATCAACAAAGCGGCCCTTTTTGAGGAACAGCTGGGTGGCGTAAAAATGGCCATTTACGGCATAGGAATTTTCCTTACCGGGCTTGCCCTGCTTGTGGGCGGAATAGGCGTGATGAACATCATGTTCGTGTCGGTGCGGGAGCGCACCCGGGAAATCGGCATCCGGAAAGCGGTCGGGGCCAAATCCTGGGAGATTCTGCTGCAATTTCTTACCGAGGCCGTCATCATTTGTATGCTGGGCGGCATCATTGGGGTACTTCTCTCCATGGGCATCACGCAGCTCATCAATCAGTTTTTTGTGGCCTACATGGACTGGACGACCGTGGTGCAGGCCATTCTCATCTGCACCTTCATCGGCCTGCTGTTTGGCTACCTGCCTTCAAGCCGGGCCGCAAAAGCCAACCCGATTGAGTCGCTCCGCTACGAGTAG
- a CDS encoding efflux RND transporter periplasmic adaptor subunit has translation MSKDPSAPKKRRGRMLVIAILVIAFGGIIANSMGLINRGPSETPVSTEQAEIRTITQLVSASGRMQPEVEVVIRPDVSGEVIELNVREGDFVREGDLLLRIKPDIFQAQIDELSAMLLTQQARLEQARATMLQAEVEYLRNKQLYERGMVSELDYLASSNNYKAQQANVRAAEFQIQSARAQLRRSEEELQQTVIRSPKDGTISRLSIERGERVLGNTQTAGTEMMRIARLDLMEVIVDVNENQIMNVSVGDTARIEVDAHPNHTFEGIVTEIANSADITGSAAEQVTNYKVKIRVTSPHNIDASGAELIPLEASERPGSGFIPTFKPGMSATVDVLSQTVYDAVSVPIQAVTVRDFNRFPNPSEENGESPDTPAELVADRTNSGSANSNGNSRRGSREDFRRVVFVYEEGKVRRVEVETGISDNNYIQIIHGLQDGDEVVTGSFRILSRELQHNEAVRRDN, from the coding sequence ATGAGCAAAGATCCTTCAGCACCCAAAAAACGCCGCGGGCGTATGCTGGTTATCGCTATCCTTGTTATCGCCTTTGGCGGCATCATTGCCAACAGCATGGGCCTGATTAACCGTGGCCCCTCCGAAACCCCTGTTAGTACGGAACAGGCAGAAATCCGGACCATCACGCAGCTGGTTTCGGCTTCCGGCCGTATGCAGCCCGAAGTAGAAGTCGTTATTCGACCGGATGTTTCCGGTGAAGTCATTGAGCTGAATGTGCGCGAAGGCGATTTCGTGCGGGAAGGCGATCTCTTGCTGCGCATCAAACCCGATATTTTCCAGGCGCAGATTGATGAACTCAGCGCCATGCTACTCACGCAGCAGGCCCGGCTTGAGCAGGCCCGCGCTACTATGCTGCAGGCAGAAGTGGAGTACCTGCGCAACAAGCAGCTTTATGAGCGCGGCATGGTTTCAGAGCTGGATTACCTCGCTTCATCCAACAATTACAAAGCGCAGCAGGCCAATGTACGTGCTGCAGAATTTCAGATACAGAGTGCCCGGGCACAGCTGCGCCGTTCGGAAGAAGAACTGCAGCAAACCGTAATCCGCAGCCCTAAAGATGGCACCATATCACGGCTATCTATCGAGCGGGGCGAACGGGTGCTGGGAAATACCCAAACGGCCGGTACCGAAATGATGCGCATTGCACGTCTTGATCTGATGGAAGTGATTGTGGATGTGAATGAAAATCAAATTATGAATGTGAGCGTGGGCGACACAGCGCGCATAGAAGTAGACGCGCACCCTAACCACACCTTTGAGGGTATCGTCACCGAAATCGCCAACTCAGCCGACATCACCGGATCGGCAGCCGAACAGGTTACCAATTACAAAGTGAAAATCAGGGTCACCTCGCCGCACAATATTGACGCATCCGGCGCTGAGTTGATTCCGCTTGAAGCAAGCGAACGCCCCGGCAGCGGTTTCATCCCAACCTTCAAACCCGGGATGTCCGCAACGGTGGATGTTTTGAGTCAGACCGTTTATGATGCAGTCAGTGTGCCCATTCAGGCCGTTACCGTGCGCGATTTCAACCGCTTTCCAAATCCATCAGAAGAAAACGGGGAGAGCCCGGATACGCCGGCAGAGCTTGTCGCTGACCGGACGAACAGTGGCAGCGCAAACAGCAACGGCAACAGCCGCCGGGGCAGCCGCGAAGATTTCCGCAGGGTTGTGTTTGTGTATGAGGAGGGCAAGGTTCGCAGGGTCGAAGTAGAAACCGGCATCAGCGACAACAACTACATTCAGATTATACACGGGCTGCAGGATGGTGATGAGGTCGTAACCGGCAGCTTCCGCATCCTTTCAAGAGAGCTTCAGCACAACGAAGCCGTACGACGCGACAACTAA
- a CDS encoding peptide chain release factor 3 produces the protein MSTAAAPSPVGKNAAPILEEARNRRTFAIISHPDAGKTTLTEKLLLYGGAIREAGSIKQRKAARHAASDWMAIEQERGISVTSSVLRFEKDGIKYNLLDTPGHKDFSEDTLRTLVAADCALMVIDSAKGVEEQTEKLFEVCRMRGIPVITFVNKYDRPGMDPLEVLSNIESKLGIHPVAAAWPLGYGTDFQGVYDVIGRKLHLYIKASHGAREADTEIFDLEEGVANAQLSESVKEAFMEECELIRDEFHEMDPDEYNTGKATPVFFGSALSNFGLDIFLEHFRNLAPQPQRYTDNTEQLRSLDEPFSGFVFKLQANMNPEHRDCTAFVRVATGKFERGIEVKVDDLSKKIRMTSPHTLMADDRSLLEVAYPGDIVALFNPGEFKIGSTVYKGEKKKYDVIPLFTPEHFIKASSKDPFRRKQLREGLQQLSEEGVVHVFEVPNGVGNELLLGTVGVLQFEVVQHRMLAEYKVEMHYTPVPYHTARWLPENEEIISKLKTAFSTHVTFDLDENPIALFDSAYALSQAIEKVGEENLFKFKR, from the coding sequence ATGTCCACTGCAGCTGCACCCTCTCCGGTCGGTAAAAACGCGGCCCCGATTCTCGAAGAAGCCCGTAACCGCCGCACCTTTGCTATTATTTCCCACCCCGATGCCGGGAAAACCACCCTCACCGAAAAGCTGTTGCTTTATGGCGGTGCCATCCGGGAGGCCGGTTCGATCAAACAGCGTAAAGCGGCCAGGCATGCAGCTTCAGACTGGATGGCCATCGAACAGGAACGCGGTATTTCGGTAACCTCCTCTGTGCTTCGGTTCGAAAAAGACGGCATCAAATACAACCTGCTCGATACCCCCGGTCACAAAGACTTTTCCGAAGATACGCTTCGTACGCTGGTAGCCGCGGACTGCGCGCTCATGGTGATTGACTCAGCCAAGGGCGTCGAGGAACAGACCGAGAAGCTGTTTGAAGTCTGCCGTATGCGCGGTATTCCGGTGATCACTTTTGTAAACAAGTACGACCGCCCGGGTATGGACCCGCTGGAAGTGCTGAGTAATATTGAAAGTAAGCTGGGTATTCATCCGGTAGCCGCAGCCTGGCCTTTGGGCTATGGCACCGACTTTCAGGGGGTGTATGATGTGATTGGCCGCAAGCTGCACCTCTACATCAAAGCGAGCCACGGTGCCCGGGAAGCCGATACAGAAATTTTTGATCTGGAGGAGGGCGTTGCAAATGCACAGCTTTCCGAGTCTGTGAAGGAAGCTTTCATGGAAGAGTGTGAGCTCATCAGAGATGAGTTTCATGAAATGGACCCCGATGAGTATAACACCGGCAAGGCAACGCCGGTCTTTTTTGGATCTGCTTTGAGCAATTTCGGCCTGGATATTTTTCTCGAGCACTTCCGGAATCTTGCCCCGCAGCCGCAGCGCTATACGGATAACACCGAACAGCTCAGATCGCTTGATGAGCCCTTTTCAGGCTTTGTGTTCAAACTGCAGGCCAACATGAACCCGGAGCACCGCGACTGCACGGCTTTTGTGCGCGTTGCAACCGGTAAATTTGAGCGGGGTATTGAGGTGAAAGTAGATGACCTCAGTAAGAAAATCCGCATGACTTCGCCGCATACGCTCATGGCTGATGACCGCAGCCTGCTGGAAGTCGCCTACCCCGGGGATATTGTAGCCTTATTCAATCCCGGCGAGTTCAAAATCGGAAGCACGGTGTATAAAGGAGAGAAGAAGAAATATGATGTTATTCCGCTTTTTACGCCTGAACACTTTATTAAGGCAAGTTCCAAAGATCCGTTTCGGCGGAAACAGCTGCGTGAGGGTTTGCAGCAACTTTCGGAGGAGGGCGTTGTGCATGTGTTTGAAGTACCCAATGGCGTCGGTAATGAGCTTTTGTTAGGAACTGTGGGCGTGCTTCAGTTTGAAGTAGTACAGCACCGCATGCTGGCCGAATACAAAGTGGAAATGCACTACACGCCGGTGCCGTATCATACCGCGAGATGGCTGCCCGAAAACGAGGAAATCATCAGCAAGCTGAAGACCGCTTTTTCCACGCACGTGACTTTCGATCTGGACGAAAACCCGATTGCGCTGTTCGACAGTGCCTATGCCCTGAGTCAGGCCATTGAAAAAGTGGGCGAAGAAAATCTGTTCAAATTCAAGCGGTAG